A single region of the Streptococcus macedonicus ACA-DC 198 genome encodes:
- the ypmR gene encoding Lipase/Acylhydrolase with GDSL-like motif produces the protein MSKKKNILTGFAFFLASLLLFIVIFSVLIPKSDTELTKKDFLAQEATPFNYVAIGDSLTEGVGDTTNQGGFVPLLAQSLTDTYDYQVTASNYGVSGNTSKQILQRMQEKTDIQKSLAKADMMTLTVGGNDVMAVIRKNLTSLSGSSFTKPAKSYQKRLRQIIELARAENEDLPIYVLGIYNPFYLNFPDMTEMQEIVDNWNDATEIVTEEYDNVYFVPINDELYKRINGEEGIVSTSGDQTTVINDALFSGDHFHPNNIGYQIMSDVTMEKISETKEEWKED, from the coding sequence ATGAGTAAGAAAAAGAATATTTTAACTGGGTTTGCTTTCTTTTTAGCAAGCCTTCTTCTGTTTATTGTTATTTTTAGTGTGCTGATTCCAAAATCTGATACGGAGCTAACAAAGAAAGATTTTTTGGCGCAAGAAGCGACACCGTTTAATTATGTGGCGATTGGTGATTCGTTGACGGAAGGAGTTGGTGACACTACTAACCAAGGTGGCTTTGTTCCTTTGCTAGCGCAGAGTTTAACGGATACCTATGATTATCAAGTTACCGCTAGTAATTACGGTGTTTCTGGAAATACCAGCAAGCAAATCTTGCAGCGGATGCAAGAAAAGACAGACATTCAAAAATCGCTGGCTAAGGCAGATATGATGACATTAACCGTTGGTGGAAATGATGTCATGGCAGTTATTCGAAAGAATTTAACGAGTTTATCTGGGTCATCTTTTACCAAACCTGCCAAATCTTATCAGAAACGCTTGCGTCAGATCATTGAATTAGCGCGTGCAGAGAATGAAGATTTGCCAATTTATGTTTTGGGTATTTACAATCCGTTTTACCTCAATTTCCCTGATATGACGGAAATGCAAGAAATCGTTGATAATTGGAATGACGCTACTGAAATTGTCACCGAAGAGTATGATAATGTCTATTTTGTGCCTATCAACGATGAGTTATATAAGAGAATTAATGGTGAAGAAGGAATTGTTTCAACTTCTGGTGACCAGACAACCGTGATTAACGATGCACTTTTTAGTGGTGACCATTTTCACCCAAATAATATTGGTTACCAAATCATGTCAGATGTAACAATGGAGAAAATCAGTGAAACTAAAGAAGAATGGAAAGAAGATTAA
- the recN gene encoding DNA repair protein RecN, with translation MLLEISIKNFAIIEEISLTFENGMTVLTGETGAGKSIIIDAMNLMLGARASLDVIRHGANKAEIEGLFSVGENPALTQILEENGIDVTEELIIRRDILQNGRSIGRINGQMVNLSTLRAVGQYLVDIHGQHDQEELMKPNMHIRMLDEFGNEQFADVKKHYQELFESYRQLRKRVVTKQKNEQEHKARIEMLEFQIAEIEAAALKAGEDQVLNQKRDKLLNHKNIADTLTNAYVMLDDEEFSSLSNIRSAMNDLMTLEEFDADYKEMSANVSEAYYILEEVTKHLGDVIDDLDFDAGSLQQIELRLEVIYSITRKYGGSVDDVLEYYDNITKEYNLLTGSDESSDDMEKALKRLEKRLIVAAEKLSQERHSLAKDLEAEIKQELADLYMEKADFQVQFTKGKFNRDGNEAVEFYISTNPGEGFKPLVKVASGGEISRLMLAIKSAFSRKEDKTSIVFDEVDTGVSGRVAQAIAQKIYKIGSNGQVLAISHLPQVIAIADYQFFIEKRSDENTTVSTVRLLTEEERVEEIAKMLAGSDITEMAREQARELLKK, from the coding sequence ATGCTTTTAGAAATTTCCATTAAAAATTTTGCCATTATCGAAGAAATCTCGCTCACTTTTGAAAATGGTATGACGGTTTTGACAGGGGAAACTGGAGCGGGGAAATCGATTATTATTGATGCCATGAACCTCATGTTGGGGGCGCGGGCTAGTCTTGACGTTATTCGTCATGGGGCTAACAAGGCTGAAATTGAAGGGCTTTTTTCGGTTGGTGAAAATCCTGCGCTCACACAGATTTTGGAAGAAAATGGCATCGATGTGACAGAAGAATTGATTATTCGCCGTGACATTCTGCAAAATGGTCGTTCTATCGGTCGTATCAACGGACAAATGGTGAATCTGTCAACGTTACGTGCCGTTGGGCAGTATCTCGTTGATATTCATGGGCAGCATGACCAAGAAGAATTGATGAAGCCCAATATGCACATTCGGATGTTGGATGAATTTGGTAATGAACAGTTTGCTGATGTCAAAAAACATTATCAAGAGCTTTTTGAAAGCTATCGTCAATTGCGTAAGCGTGTCGTGACCAAGCAAAAAAATGAACAAGAGCATAAAGCGCGTATTGAAATGCTAGAATTTCAGATAGCAGAGATTGAAGCGGCAGCCTTGAAAGCTGGTGAGGACCAAGTGCTCAACCAAAAACGTGATAAATTGCTTAATCATAAAAACATTGCAGATACGTTGACCAATGCTTATGTCATGCTTGATGACGAAGAATTTTCAAGTCTGTCTAACATTCGTTCAGCCATGAATGATTTGATGACGCTCGAAGAATTTGATGCGGACTATAAAGAAATGTCAGCCAACGTTTCAGAAGCTTACTATATCTTAGAAGAAGTCACGAAACACCTAGGTGATGTCATTGATGACCTTGATTTTGATGCGGGAAGCTTGCAACAAATCGAGTTGCGCCTAGAGGTGATTTATAGCATTACACGCAAATATGGCGGTAGTGTTGATGATGTTTTAGAGTATTATGATAATATCACCAAGGAATACAATCTTTTGACTGGAAGTGATGAGTCATCTGATGATATGGAAAAAGCCCTTAAGCGCTTGGAAAAAAGATTGATTGTTGCTGCTGAAAAACTCAGTCAAGAACGTCATTCCTTGGCCAAAGATTTGGAAGCTGAAATCAAGCAAGAATTGGCTGATTTGTACATGGAAAAGGCTGATTTTCAAGTCCAATTCACCAAAGGGAAATTTAATCGTGATGGCAATGAGGCTGTTGAATTTTACATTTCAACAAACCCCGGCGAAGGTTTCAAACCACTCGTTAAAGTTGCGTCTGGCGGTGAAATTTCTCGCTTGATGTTGGCTATTAAATCGGCATTTTCACGTAAAGAGGACAAGACAAGTATCGTCTTTGACGAAGTGGATACTGGTGTATCTGGTCGCGTTGCGCAAGCTATTGCTCAAAAAATCTATAAAATCGGAAGTAACGGACAAGTCTTGGCAATATCGCATTTACCACAAGTGATTGCTATTGCTGATTATCAGTTCTTTATCGAAAAACGCAGTGATGAAAATACGACTGTTTCAACGGTTCGCTTGTTGACCGAAGAAGAACGGGTGGAAGAAATTGCTAAAATGCTTGCTGGTAGCGATATTACCGAAATGGCGCGCGAACAAGCTCGCGAACTTTTGAAGAAATAA
- the yqxC gene encoding RNA binding methyltransferase FtsJ like, whose amino-acid sequence MPKERVDVLAYKQGLFETREQAKRGVMAGLVVNVINGERYDKPGEKIDDGTELKLKGEKLKYVSRGGLKLEKALQVFEISVDGQTTIDIGASTGGFTDVMLQNGAKLVYAVDVGTNQLVWKLRQDERVRSMEQYNFRYAELADFTEGQPTFASIDVSFISLNLILPALHNILADNGQVVALIKPQFEAGREQIGKNGIVRDKAVHQKVLENVIDFALNYGFTVKGLDFSPIQGGHGNIEFLVHLEKSTDAQNLVTAMISEIVEKAHKEFKDEKE is encoded by the coding sequence ATGCCTAAGGAAAGAGTTGATGTGCTTGCCTATAAACAAGGGCTTTTTGAAACACGTGAACAAGCAAAACGTGGTGTCATGGCAGGTTTGGTTGTCAATGTGATTAATGGTGAGCGCTATGACAAACCAGGTGAGAAGATTGACGACGGGACGGAGCTAAAGCTCAAAGGTGAAAAATTAAAATACGTTAGCCGTGGTGGGCTGAAATTGGAAAAAGCTTTACAAGTTTTTGAGATTTCTGTTGACGGTCAAACGACAATCGACATCGGTGCTTCAACAGGTGGTTTTACCGATGTAATGCTTCAAAATGGGGCAAAACTTGTCTATGCGGTTGATGTTGGTACCAATCAATTGGTTTGGAAACTTCGTCAGGATGAACGTGTTCGTAGCATGGAGCAGTATAATTTCCGCTATGCTGAATTGGCGGATTTTACAGAAGGTCAACCGACTTTTGCTAGTATCGACGTTAGTTTTATCTCTTTGAATTTGATTTTACCAGCGCTTCACAATATTTTAGCTGATAATGGTCAAGTTGTGGCTCTTATCAAACCACAATTTGAGGCAGGACGTGAGCAGATTGGTAAAAATGGAATTGTTCGTGATAAAGCTGTTCATCAAAAAGTTTTGGAAAATGTGATAGATTTTGCTCTAAATTACGGATTTACGGTTAAAGGGCTTGATTTTTCACCGATTCAAGGTGGACATGGTAACATTGAATTTTTGGTTCATTTGGAAAAATCAACTGATGCTCAAAATTTAGTGACTGCCATGATTTCAGAAATTGTAGAAAAGGCACATAAGGAATTTAAAGATGAAAAAGAGTGA
- the argR2 gene encoding Arginine repressor ArgR, putative — translation MKKSERLELIKKIIAENAVETQHDLLKLLEAEGLTLTQATVSRDMNEIGIIKVPSPEGPYIYGLSKDKTKKVGQVSVPIKSTVVAISEETAGLENMINLDVIPGNSRLIKRFLLEDFKDVIFSIIADDDSLLVVAKTAEGAATIRQEVLKWMKDRN, via the coding sequence ATGAAAAAGAGTGAACGTTTAGAATTAATCAAAAAAATTATTGCTGAAAATGCTGTTGAGACACAGCATGATTTGCTAAAATTGCTTGAAGCAGAAGGTTTGACATTAACGCAAGCTACTGTTTCACGTGACATGAATGAAATTGGTATCATCAAAGTACCGTCACCTGAAGGTCCTTATATTTATGGGCTTTCAAAAGATAAAACCAAAAAAGTTGGTCAAGTTTCTGTGCCAATTAAAAGTACTGTTGTTGCGATTTCAGAAGAAACAGCAGGACTTGAAAACATGATTAATCTTGATGTGATTCCAGGAAACAGCCGTTTGATTAAACGCTTCTTGTTGGAAGATTTTAAAGATGTGATTTTCAGTATTATTGCTGATGATGATAGTTTGTTAGTAGTTGCCAAAACAGCTGAAGGAGCAGCAACAATTCGCCAAGAAGTGCTTAAATGGATGAAAGACCGTAACTAA